The segment TTAAGCAACCACTATAGTGCCTGGCTTCAATCAAAAAAATTAAGCTCAGATGAAAGGCCTGAGAGtattacaaacaaaagtaatcacCATTTTCCATCCTGTATTTCTCCTGGGAAACAACACAGTTGTTGCACAAACCAGTCCAATGATGCTTTCAGTAAATTTGAAAACGTTAACTAAATAAGAAGATGGAGGAATGCcctgtatgcatgtatgtgtgtatgtgccaATATGTTAGAACAGatgcattaattaaaaaaaaaccaacagcaatCTGTATTCACTAACTGGCATCTGTGTTTGAGAAACAATGTGCACCTTACTTCTGTGAAATTTTTAGAAAGCACGTTAGTTTAATATAGCCTTGTAAGTCCATATTGAAATTTAAATcacatttacattaaaaatgttttgttctttaCCCACTTATATACGACATAGCatacatttaatacattttgttgGTGTATGATGTTCTGTTTGCTTCAAGTAGTTTCACTGCCTTCTTCATGTTTGATTTTGGATTGTGATGACCACATTTGGCTTGTCTCCACAgatatgggggggggggggaattggtgttttacgccgtgtcagcagctaaggctatattacggcaagcagccagccctgtaaacagatgccacgtgcagagaaagatcagcgtgcccgagacgagaaatgaactcagggcagccaaccttcactgtattggtgacaggcgctaacagcgctaaccgttgcgccactggaccgcgCTACATCTCCACAGATATAAGTGATGATGTTGGAAAAGTGAACTTTAGATAGAAAGAACTGATCCTTCTTGAAAAATACTTTCCCTttgatgttttgaaaacaaaatgacaaataaatctCATATTCAAGCTGCTAATCAGCAGCACAAATTACAATTTcatgtatttattaaatttttagttttatttttatactccaTTTAAAAGGtttcaaagaaagcaaaatttcCCATAGATGTGGTGAGCTTAAGTGGTCCACAGTCTGTGGCACAACATGTGTAGCCCAGAGCCCAATCTTCTACTTCCACACAACATTTTACCATCAGGTACCCATTACATTACATTTCCATGATTCTTCTGCTTCAGAAGCTTCTTTTTCCACCTAGGTCACTTAATATCAGAGCTATTCCACAGAGAAATGAGGACAGAATGACTTTTGTTTAACATGACCGTTGTAGCTTATGCAAGCCAGGTAACAACCAAAGCAATAGTGATTTGCACTCATTTCAGATGCAAATTTACACAGCACTTTTCACACCGGCTCAGCACAATTGGCAGAATCTGAGTATAATTAAAAGATAATGGACTAGTCCTGTAGCAGCACTACTATTTATAGATCTTTCTGAAATGATAATGATACAAAAACAATCACTTAGTAGAGGACTGATGTTTGCTTGAAAGCAACCACATCTCCCCctgcctctctctcttgttctgtCTTTCTCATACATCTcagttgagtgagtgagctggGAGCAGAAGAATAGCTATTGAAATCCAACGCAATGACAGATGACTTTAATTTAAAGGGTATTTCAAGacccaaattaaaaaaacaattttttaatctcCGTATTAATTGAGATAAGACAACATTTATTGAAGTGTAACATATAAAGACAGCATTTATGTTCCATGATTGCTAAAAATATATCAATTGTATAGAAATGTAtttctaaaatacatttttgcagAAAGAAGGTATACTGTTTTGTAACACAactaaaatgacaaaatttaagTTTGACACACAATTAGGACATAGTTCTGCTTTTAAGCATCACACCAGAACAAGCAGTATTGGCATAAATTATGCAGATGATACAATTATATAGAGGCCAAACCTCACATCATATGATGAAAATGCAATACCATGATAGGAGGACTGTGAGATTAGGTCATTTTAAGTCAGTGGTAAATTTCAATGCGAAAAACATACTGCcactaaaattattattagaattttattattgttgtctttgAGTTCCCTTTAAACCTTAGCAACAGAATTTGTATTGTACTAAAGAGGAAATAGTATAAAAGGAGTTTGTAGGAGAAAGAAGTTCCCATTGATTCTCTGCTACCATGGTGACATAACTGTTACTTCCAATGGGAGTAACCAGACTGGTCAGATGTGTGTACATATCTGTCAAAAGAGGACTGCTACCCTGGAGAGAACACAGTTTCAGTTCTGGAGATATcataaagtgaataaaataaaaatgcaggaTTTTTAATAAGTTCACTGAGCTTGTATCATGGATGTACTCACAGTGCAAACATTCATTGCAGCAGTGTGCCACCTATTTTTAGCAGAGGGTACACTAGCTCCACTGACAGATCCTGTCAGAAACAGTTATGGCAGTTTGATGGAGAATCTCTTAGCTCATCCAGCTGTACAGTTCAAGATCCCACCAAGTCCACCAGTGACAACTTCATTCAACTCAAGCTACCCCAAACATAAGACAGTGGTTGAAATTGAACTACTCCCTACCAATATTCTGGAAGTAAATGGTAATCAGGAAATTATGGTAATGTCTGCATTTCTCATATTAAGATGGGGCGACCCACATCTCACCTGGAATGCAAGTGATTATGAAGGAGTTGTGGCAGCTGAACTTAAAGCTTCGCAGATATGGACTCCATTTTTAACTGTGATAgaagaagttgaagaaaaaaaaattgccctGGATGACAGCATCACCTTGACAATAAATCAAACTGGACGTATCACAGTGTCATTAGAAAAACTGTTCAAGACATACTGCAAGCTGAATTTTTCACAGTTTCCTTTTGATGAACAAAAATGTTCGATTACATTCTTAAGTGCATCTTTGACTTCTGTTAAACTTAAGTACATAAGTGAGCTGTCTGGAAGTTTCATGAGAGAATATTCTCAAGGAGGAGAGTGGAACATTACAGATATGTACTGGGAAATAAAACCTAGTTCTTCAGTAAGCTACCAACCAAGCATACTGAAAGCTGTGTTTGTGCTAAGCCGccagaaatacttttatacaATTACATTAATTGCTCCAATGTTTATTTCTGCCTTCATGAATTGTCTGGTGTTTGCTATTCCACTTCAAGCAGGTGAAAAAGTTTCCTTCCTTATTTCTATCTTTCTGTCCAACACTGTTTTTTCTGGTTATCTTAGTGATATCATGCCGCACACCTTTCAGAGTAGCGTTCCACTGCTGATGGTTTTATTATTAGGACTATGGATTTGGAGTGTCTTGACATTTCTTGCTACAATCTTTGTCCTTTATCGGTACCACCAAGAACAAGAGCAGATCATAGAAGATAATGGAGAAtgtaaagagaaagataaagaagaaataacacCAGTAAACTGCTTGATCGAtttctttacaaacattttcaacaaaagaaacaaagtcaGTGACCACATTAGGCCCATATTGGTAAACAATTCACCACAATCTGAGATTCCCAATGACATAAGAAGTTTTTTACAAACAAGATCAACtgtaaaagatttaaaacaaactagTCCAGAAACAGACCATAAAAGCACATTTGAAAACTCAAATTATGAAGCTATCACTTCAGTAATGTCACAACATGACACATCTGATAAGGGTTTATCAATGAAGCATTCAAAATATTGTACTAAATTACAGACCAACTTGTCCATGCACAGGAAAAAATCTAACAAACTGAATGCCAAAACGCTTGATCAAATATTCCTTTGTGTAAGTTTAGCTGTGTTATCTTGTATCACCACgatcttttttcttcaaataactGGGACCCAATCTCTTTTCTAGACCCagtttttaaaacctttaaatgtcTGCTAGTGTTTCTGTAGCATGTCAATATTCTTTGGTCCAAAATTAAGAAACACAGGCTAATTTTCACAGAGGTTACTACAAGTGGCACTACATCATTTAGGTAAGATTTTTAGGTCTTAAACACGGAAGCCCTTTCTGTAGCAAGCAAGACAGCAATAGTCACTTGTTAGGCCATTAACTTTACTAgactctttcaaaatgttttgtatgatgctttttatattcttttgttaaaatttcttaaagacCAAACTTGTTTCTCATGTAGGAAAGAATGGTTTAACTTGAGGGAAGGAGGTGAGAATGTGTTAATCTAAGTTGTCATTCTTTGTTAATTGCTCATCTAACTTGGCAAGTACTTTCATCTCCCTCTGCCAAACgaaatccattctttcctgtcaGGGAAAGTTCAGCCATTGACTTTACTTCCTAATGAAGCTGTGTAGTCTTCACGTcacctttcattttatttaatatcctTCTGATTGCTAGACTTCACTTTTGAAGGTATCTGGTTCTCTAACCTCAAATGCATATCTGTTTTACTCAGCAAACTAAtgttacaaaacagttttacagttctttttgtgtgttttctataaTAGATAACAAACCTTTGCAGGAGGGACCCAGCCTGGAGTGCTCAATAGCAATCTATTGTTAGTAGTAAATGATTATACTAGGTTAGATTCCTTTTGACACTTGCTAATAAATTAGTacttaaagtttaaaaacaaatgtagaaaTTGGTAATAACCCATTAAATATGCTTACTCAATCCGAATCAAACATGGCTATGCACTTTAAAGCAAGGGTTAAGCCAAACGAGCACAAAATCTGAACGCTCATACCATATTCACAGAAATTGAAAACACTTAAAATGCCAAGAGAGACCGTTCTTTTTATATAAACCATGCAGGCTTGATATTTCAGGAGGCTCATTGCTTTAAACTGAAAttaatttatacttttaaaacatgaatggGATTCAAGTACATATATAATACTTGATTACTATTTGATACTGTGTATAAAGCATtattaatttaacatttaaaatgataTAATCATGAATAATTGCATGTTATGATCAAGGTATCTGTGTTTGGCTTCATCAGTACTGCATGTTTCAACATGATGTTATAACAAACATTGTGCAACAATTTTTGATAAATAACcatctctttatatatatgctGTGAACATTTTCTAAATAAGGTTAAGTAAATggcatgaaatattttattttgttttttatgtaaaaggaaaataacttTTACAAGTAATGGataaatcaataaatttatttctacacattttgaatAAGCCTCtggtatttttttgtttgtttggagagGACACTATTAAAACctaaatttatttcttgcaaaACATTATGGAGATTATGCTGTGATTATCTTGATATCACCATTAAAAACAGctacacataaaaaagaaactcattCAGGCAAGTCGTTGTGGAGATATGTCTGTGATTGTTGtgataacaatattaaaaaaatacactttttaaaaattaatgcaagCCAATGCTGGATATCCCTGTtagagtgtgtatgtgtctgtcatGACACCTTTGCAGAAGACTGTTTTACAAGAGTATGTCGAAAGCAGCTGACCCCAGGGCCAGCAAGAGAAATGCTGGGGAACTAATGTGAAGGAGTGGCTGTTTATTTGGGCACCTTCTCACATGGACCCACTTCTGCATCCCAGTTTATCTCCCCTACGACTAGTACTTCCAGTTAttaaggaatgaaaaaaaaagaagaagaaagggatTGTAGGGGTGTGGGAGTGAGGTGATGGGGGAACTGTTGTACTGAATatgtaagataaaaaaattcagatttgATGACATAATAATTGAGTAAAAAATTAACAGCTCAGTTCCTCATAGACCAAAACTCCATGATTGCTTTGCTTCTGGCAGGTGGGTAGGAGAAAGTGAATTTAAGTGAAAGAGACTAACCTGAGATCTGCAGTTTCAATGCCCATGaaaataatctagaaataagaaatattatttaaaaaaaagatttcacctatcaacagacaaaatacaaaatatgttaaaattgaTTGAAAAAGCATTACAGTTTCATACAAAATTGCAACTATTATTAGACTTAATATAGTCattgtttcatcttttttaaatataacagaTAGCAACAATTTTCTcacaattttaaattgttttagctTTTTAGAAATGAACTTTAAGAGCACaaatgttaatgtgaggaaTAGCCTTTATGAAGATGTATGTCTGTAGATTACTGTAGGTTTGTATGATGCCTACTCACAAAAGAGAATtttcctaccaagccccattaGCTTGGAACAGATTTCCTGTCAGCCTCCATCACTCTGATtttcttaccacctttaagtctataCTTAAGTATgtaacatcatcatgcacagcaTGTACCTTACTGATTAGTAAAAAAACTGTGTAATCATTGGTGAATAAATCAATGTAGTGCTATTAATAGATAGATATAATAGCATTTTCACTCTGTCTGTATTAATACTCTGTGCTTTTAAAGCAATAGCATTGGTTCATCATTTTCTATCGTGCTGCTATGTATTGCATTTATTATAGCTATTcctcaataataaaaaaattgaatagcCTTGAGTTCCGGCTATGAAATTTCATAGATataatcaagaaaagaataCACAACTTTTGCATGACACAACACATTGAAGTATTTGCAAGTGCACCAATCAAATGAATGGTGGCTTAATGTCccgaaaaatgtaaatttactCAGCAATTTGCAGGCAAGCTCAGTTCACTTAATCTGAATAAGTTATTAAAGGCTGACACAACAGCTTTTAAATAATTCATGAAATTCGAGGAAAAGCAATCACTTGGCATAGGACCAATGAATGCCTTAAagacagacacacccacacacaagcacacatgcatgcatgcacaaatacatgcatgcacacacacacacacatgaaaaagTAGTGAAATCAAATTAGagtgacaataacaaaaacaaattttaaatgtgaTATTAAGCCCCACAAATATGATATTTTAGATTTCTCTACTGATTATCAGTCATAAATGAGATTAGGCAATGCACATAGTTTTGAACtgtaatacaaaaaaatacCACCAAGGGTTATCAATTAccagaaaaatttaaaagatatcaaaataCATGGGGTTAAGCCTTGACTAAATCATTTGCAAAGGAGAGATCTACTCTTTTGTCATACTGCTCAACTACAACAttttacacacatgcatttaaTAAGAACAAACTTCTGCTTTGATGGACCACATCTGCACATACAGCACTAGCATAAATTATAAAGAATAATCCAAGTACACAGAGGCAGCATTGAGTCAATATATCATGATACACTATGtctatatttattacatatgtatgaaaaaTACTACAGTATTATGACTGAAGAACATGTCAAACAGTGATTAAGGAAGTAGGTCATTTTAGTTCACTGCATTAATTATTAAAGAGACAAGTATTCTGcacctaaaatatttattgaagtGACATTTCTGTTGCCTTTACATTCCCTTTAACACTCAAGGTAAAGCAGTATAAAAGGAAACTACCTGAGAAAGAAATGCACAGTTCAGCTGCAGCAGTTCTCTCATATGGTGACTAGTATATTTCAAATTGGTGTATCAGATTGGTCAGACTTGTGATATATTTACACTATCATACTAATATCATGAAAAAGGACTAAAGATCTAGAAAAAACGGCTGAtttcaaatgaaatgtgtttatgcatactgaaagtgagaaaaaagaaacagtattTTTAGAGCTCACTGGACTTGTGACATGGATTTATTTTCTGTGCTAGCATTCATTGCAATGTGCCAGCTTCTTCTAGTGGAGAGTGCACTACCTCCACTATCAAATCCTGTCAGTATTGGTTACTACAGTTTGATGGAGGATCTCTTAAAACATCCAGCTGTGCAGTTCAAGATCCCACCCAGTCCAGTAGTGACAACTTCATTTAACTCAAGCCACCACAAACCAGAGACTGTGGTTGAAATAGAGCTATTCCCTACTAATATTCTTGAGCTGAATGGTAATCAGGAAGTGATGGTGATGACTGCCTATCTCCAATTAACATGGAACCACCCAGACCTCATTTGGAATTCAAGTGAGTATGAGGGAATTTCATTAGTGGAGTTTCAGGCTTCCCAGATATGGACCCCATCTTTGACTGTGATGAGTGAAgtagaagacaaaacaattgCCCTTGATGAAAGTGTCAATTTGTCAATAAATCACACTGGAGTTATCACAGTGGCATTAGATAAGCATTTCAAAACATACTGCAAAATGGATTTTACATACTTTCCTTTAGATGAACAAATATGCCAGATTACATTTTAAGTGCATCTTGGACTCCTATTACACTCAACTACCTGAAAAATAATAGTGCAAGTTTCATAAAACAGTATTCTCAAGGAGGAGAATGGAACATTACAGACATGTACTGGGAAGCATCTTATTCTTCAGACTACAAACGAAGCACATTGAGAAGCTGTGTTTGTGTTAAAACGCTGGACATACTTTTATTCAATAACATTAATTGGACCAATGTTTGTGTCTGCTCTCATGAACAGTCTGGTGTTTACTATTCCACTTGAAGCAGGTGAAAAAGTTTCCTTCCTTATTTCTATCTTTTTGTCCAACACTGTTTTTTCTGGTTATCTCGGTGACATCCTGCCCCATTCTTTTCAGAGTAGAATTCCACTGCTGATGACTTTCTTAATAGGACTATGGATGTGGAGTCTCTTGACATTTCTTGCTACAATCTTTGTCCTTTATCGGTACCACCAAGAACAAGAGCAGATCATAGAAGATAACTGAGAATGTAAAgagaacaataaagaaaaaataacaccaGCAAACTGCTTGATCAGtttctttacaaacattttcaacaaaagaaacaaagtcgGTGATTCTGAGATTCCCAATGACATAAGAAGTTATTTACAAACAAGATCaactttaaaagatttaaaacaaactagTCCAGAAACAGACCATAAAAGCACATTTGAAAACTCAAATCATGAAGCTATCACTTCAGTAATGTCACAACATGACACATCTGATAAGGATTTATCAATGAAGCATTCAAAATACTGTACTAAAGTTACAGACCAACTTGTCCATGCACAGGAAAAAATCTGCAAGCTGAATGCCAAAACGTTTGaccaaatatttctttgtgtaagTTTAGCTGTGTTGATTTGTAGTACTACGATCTTTTGTCTTCAAATAACTGGGACCCAATCTATTTTCTAGAGCTAGTTTTTAAAACCTTCAAGTGTCTACTGGTACAGATTCAGGTTTTCTGCAGCGTTTCAGCatcctttgtttaaaaattcagaaaacacaGGCTCACCTTTACAGAAGTTACCACAAGTATGtagcattttatatatatatttgggcAAGACATTCAGGTTTCAAACACAGCCACCCTTCTTGTAACAGATATGTGCAGGATGAACCTATCCTAGAGTGCTATAGTAATCTATTGTAAGCAGTGATTTATTATGCaagattatttaatttttaacatttactaATAAATTAGTACTTTAAAAGCAAATGTACAAACTTTTTAATTACTAGTGAAATATGCTTTCACAGAATCTAACATGAATATGCATTTTAAATCAAGGGTTACAGTCTGAACTCCCATAACCTATtcatacagaaattaaaaacactcaaaaatttcaagaaagacTATTCTTCTAGCTTAATTATATTTATCTGACTAGATGCTCCAACACGCTTAATGCTTTAAACTACAATTTATTTCTAGTTTTTTAAACACCAACATGACGAAAGTTGCATCCTACCAGATAATGTATTAAAACTGTCAATGAAAAAGTAATCGTACATCAAAAATTGTACATAATCTGGAATAATTGCATGTCGTGATCAAGTCACCCATGTTTGGTTTAACACTACATTCCAacatctgattaaaaaaaacccaaaaaacaagcAACTATATATGAGCATTTTGGGAAAtaactttctttgtctctctccatgtgtgtgtatatatatatatcccttgTGAACTATTTCTCAAGcttgtgtaaataaatgcatggGTAAGCGAATTGCCGACTGGTTATAGAGTGCTGGCATCCAAAATGAGAGGTATGCTGGTTCGATACCTGAGTAGGgcagcaaacttccctcagTCAACCCAACTGGtgagaatgggtacctgactccacagagggtcggggaaggtaaggcaaGGTAGGGAGAGGAGATGAACACCACCCTTAAGAAAGCTCAACCTgaaaaaagtgaggtctctaacaacTCCCCCCCCAACAACAAGAAAAGgctaggggatgacctttaacTTTTAAGTAAATGGCATGATATATTAGTTTCTTTGTAAGtagttaaattaatattttcagctagtgttgtttttttatgaaagtaaaataatttaaaagtaacTGATGACagatttatgaatttatttctACACATAAACTTCTGTTATCTttttcctatggacaacacacTATTAAAACTTAACAAAGACAATTAATTTCTGGCAGAATGTTATGAAGATAACGCTGTAATTATCTTGATATTACCATTAACAAAAAATGCACTTTTATCTTATACTGTCATCACAGcagccacacatacacacactaacaGCACACCCAGCACTGgcttgatttaattttaaacaaatgatttGGTTACATCCAACTGTCCCCAGAGACAGCGCTAGGGGGATGCAGGGACTTGGGCAAAATAGAATTGCCAGGCGTTTGGAAGCTGGTACAACAGATGCACTTAGCACACGCCGGCCACCATCAGGTGCAGGGCCTTCAGCAGTCGCCCCTGCTTGCAAATCGCCCCCACCCTCCAGTGCTGGCTCTGTTAATTCAAATTATAGCTCACTTTGTCATGTACCAAAACTGCTTGATTGCTTTTTCCTGAATGTATAAGTAAATTTAAGTGAAAAGAGAGtaaataaacagatataaaatcTGAAGTctcaatgtttataaaaattaactaGATatcatgttttaatatttttttttaaaaaacttcccACCTAAcaacagacaaaagacaaatacattaaaatatattgatataaCATGAATCCCAGtttcacacaaaagaaaattacaatgattatttttcttaatacaATCATTgttctaccttttttttaattaaaaaaaagcagacattttATCACAATTGTAAGTTGCATTTTAGCATTAAACTCTAAATGCTAAAATGTCAATGTGAGGTCAATAGCCTTTATTATGATTTATGTGTGTAGATTGCTATACATAATTTGTATGTTTGCTCATGTGAACTTTTACAAAGAAGGTTACACTTCTAATCGTAGTATGTAATATCATCCTGCTAATTATCCTTATTAATTAATGATCAATTTTGTATAATCCAATTTTGTATAATGTACAACTATCATACCTCATGTGAATAAAGCAATGTAGTGCTATTAATATATAGGCAGCCATGATAGCCATGTTTCACTGTATGTCTCTACTCCACTAATATTCTCGACTGTCAAAGCTATATAATTATTACATCTTTTTATATTATGCTAAGTAACTGTATTCATTATAGCTATTACTCAACAAAACTTAAATAACCTTGAGTTAGGACAGTAAAATTCCAcagaaataatgagaaaagatgacagaaaaacCTTTGCATGACACAACGGTTTTAAACTATTGCAAGTGCGCCAACCAAAGGAGTGGTGGCTTACTGTCCTGAGAAATGTAAATTTACACAGCACTCTACAGGCAGGCTCAGTCCACTCTGCTCTGGCTGAGTACAATTTAAAGCTGCTTGCGGATTCTGTAATTGCACCACCCACCACAATTTATAAATACttcatgaaatgaaaatgcCACAAAAGCAACTTCTAGGCATAGAAACAATGCATGCTtgaaaacagacacacacatgcacaagcaaaCATGCATGCAGGCACAAGCATATGCGCATATATgcatgaaacacacacacacatatgcacaaacatacCTACTGTGAAGTTGggtgcaggaaaaaaaattgttgtaatcTAAAATcaacattacaacaacaacaacaaaaaccccaaacccTTAAATGGTTGCAGACAGATTTTAGATTTCTTTGTTAGCTATCATGAATGAGATACACAGCATAAAAGtttccaaaataataataaaaaaatctcatcAAAGTATctaattaatagaaaaatttATGAGGCAGAGAGATACATATGTTTAAGCCTTGACAAATTTGGTTGCAGAAGGAAGATCTGATGTTTTGTCGTGCTGGTAAGTTTTACAAATGCTTAAGAAGAAcatatttctgcttttaaagACCACATCTGCACAGACAGTACTGACATGAATTATGCAGAATAATCCAAATATACAGGAGCCGTGCGGCTGGATCATCATATCATGATACTCTAATATGAAATCTATTGCAATACTAtcacagaaaaatgtcattCAATGATTAAGGATACAGGTCTTTTAAGTTCACTGCATTAATTATTTAAGAGACACATATTTATTGAAGTGACATTTGTGTTGCCTTTACGTGCCCTTTAACACTCAAGGGAAATCAGTATAAAAGGAAACTACCTGAGAAAGAAATCCACAGGTCAGCTGCAGCAGTTCTCTCATGATCTAGAATAACAGCTACTACAAATGCTACTTCAAATTTGTAGTCAGATTGATCAgacttgtgtatatatttacac is part of the Pomacea canaliculata isolate SZHN2017 linkage group LG13, ASM307304v1, whole genome shotgun sequence genome and harbors:
- the LOC112554027 gene encoding neuronal acetylcholine receptor subunit alpha-3-like → MDVLTVQTFIAAVCHLFLAEGTLAPLTDPVRNSYGSLMENLLAHPAVQFKIPPSPPVTTSFNSSYPKHKTVVEIELLPTNILEVNGNQEIMVMSAFLILRWGDPHLTWNASDYEGVVAAELKASQIWTPFLTVIEEVEEKKIALDDSITLTINQTGRITVSLEKLFKTYCKLNFSQFPFDEQKCSITFLSASLTSVKLKYISELSGSFMREYSQGGEWNITDMYWEIKPSSSVSYQPSILKAVFVLSRQKYFYTITLIAPMFISAFMNCLVFAIPLQAGEKVSFLISIFLSNTVFSGYLSDIMPHTFQSSVPLLMVLLLGLWIWSVLTFLATIFVLYRYHQEQEQIIEDNGECKEKDKEEITPVNCLIDFFTNIFNKRNKVSDHIRPILVNNSPQSEIPNDIRSFLQTRSTVKDLKQTSPETDHKSTFENSNYEAITSVMSQHDTSDKGLSMKHSKYCTKLQTNLSMHRKKSNKLNAKTLDQIFLCVSLAVLSCITTIFFLQITGTQSLF
- the LOC112554029 gene encoding LOW QUALITY PROTEIN: acetylcholine receptor subunit beta-type acr-2-like (The sequence of the model RefSeq protein was modified relative to this genomic sequence to represent the inferred CDS: deleted 2 bases in 1 codon), translating into MDLFSVLAFIAMCQLLLVESALPPLSNPVSIGYYSLMEDLLKHPAVQFKIPPSPVVTTSFNSSHHKPETVVEIELFPTNILELNGNQEVMVMTAYLQLTWNHPDLIWNSSEYEGISLVEFQASQIWTPSLTVMSEVEDKTIALDESVNLSINHTGVITVALDKHFKTYCKMDFTYFPLDEQICDYILSASWTPITLNYLKNNSASFIKQYSQGGEWNITDMYWEASYSSDYKRSTLRSCVCVKTLDILLFNNINWTNVCVCSHEQSGVYYST